GCGAGCAGCAGCAGCACCGTCCCCGCGACTTTTACGCGCGGCTCGATCGCCTGGAGCAGGCCCGGACGGGCTGCGACCCCGGTCTGGAGCATGTCTTCGGCCATTATTCTTTGGATGTCGGCGAGGGTCTTCGTCAAATAATCGGCCCGCCGCCAGCGGCGCCTGGCCACCGGCAGCGGGCTCGGCTCGCCCGTGGAGAGCCAGCTGGGCAAAGGTGTCATTTCGACCTCGCTATCACTTTCATGTAGGCTATGGCGGCCAGATAAACGAGCGCCGATCCGACGAGGGCGGATATGATGTAGCCCGTCTTTTCGCCCGCGCCTTTGACGCTGTAGTCGGGGAGCAGGGCCTGCCACCAGGAGGACGACTGGTCGATGCCCCGCGGTACGAAGCCTAGCATCGCCATAAGGTCTTCGGCGCCCCATTCGCCCCAGGCGGTCCCCTCCGCCAGCAGGCCGAGGGGGGTGAGCAGGGCCATTATTACGAGGATGAGCCAATAACGTCGCAGCATGATATACCTCCTCAACGGCCGGCCTGGCCGGCGACAAGTATTTCCGGCGAGGTCTTGAGCACGTATTTGAGGGCCAGGGCGGTTACCGCCGCTTCGGCGAAGCCGGCGATGGTCAGGTGGGGGATGAGCATGGCGGGGATGGCGACTTCAAGGCCGTAGGGGCAGTAGAGGGGCGTCCCGTCGGCGGCGGTGAAGAGGAGCGGCTGGATGCCGAACTGGACGGCGGCGGCCAGGGCCGCAAGGTTGATGCCGGCGTAGCCGCCCAGACCGGCGGCGAACAGCCGGCGGCCTGAGCTGGCCGGCGCGTTGCCGGCAATAAGGCGGTAGAGGTAATAGCCGGTGAACGGCATGATGAAGGCAATGTTGAAGGCGTTGGCGCCGAAGGCCAGTACGCCCCCGTCGCCGAAAAGCAGGGCCTGGATGAGAAGCGCCACGCTGACGGCGATGACGGCCGCCCAAGGCCCGAGGACGATCGCCAGCAGTACGCTGCCGGCGGCGTGGGCGGTCGTGCCGTCGGGGATGGGGATGTTGAACATCATGATGAGGAAGGAGAATACTGCCCCCATAGCGAGGAAGGGCACGCGGGCTGCGTCGAGTCCGGCCCTGGCCGCAGCCGAAGCCCGGTACCAGACGGGCAGCATAACGCCGGCGAGCGTGAGACAGGTGGAAGGGCTGAGATATCCCTCGGGAATATGCATTGAGACTCCTCCAGAAAAATAAAATCCACAAATACCCCGGAAATCTTCCGTTTCCTCGGCCTTCGTGGACCAGTTCGTTTTTGAGTTATAATGAAAGCTGCGCCAGCCCCTTCGTGAGGCCCGGCCTGTATAGTTTTTATTATACCCGATTATGCCAGGGGCTGGCAATAATGTACGGTCATTTTTCGATTTCCGCTTTGCCTGCCAGCCCGGGGCTGACGATCACCCTGCCGTCGGCGGCGACCATTATCGCCTCGACGCCGGGAAACTGCCGCAGCAGCTCTAAGCCTCGCTCCGGGCCGAGGATGAGGAGGGCGGTGCTGAAGATGTCGCCGTCGGCGGAATTGTTGAGCGCCATGGTCACGCTGGCCAGTTGCCGGGGCTGGCGGCCGGTGCGGGGGTCGAGCACGTGGGAGTAGCGTGTGCCGTCTTTGATTATATAGCGCTGGTAGTCGCCCGACGTCTCCATGGTGTCCCACTCGGTCAGGGCTAGTTTGGCGATGATGGCGTCGGCCTTGCGGGGATGCTGCACGCCGATGCGCCAGGGGTTGCCGTCGGGGCGCCTGCCGATTACCCTCACGTCGCCGCCGGCATTGACGAGGGCGGAGGCGATGCCGCGGCTTTTGAGGATGGCGATGGCTTTGTCGACGGCGTACCCTTTGGCAATGCCGCCAAGGTCCAGCTTCATGCCTTCCTTGGGGAGGTAAACGGTGCCGGCGGCGATGTCGATGGCCACCAGTCGGTGGTTGACGAGGGCCAGCGCTTTGTCGATGTCCTCCTGGGAGGGCACAAAGTCGCCCTTGCGGCCGATGCCCCACAGGTCGGTCAGCGGCCCCACGGTGACGTCGAAGGTGCCTTCGAGTTTGTCGGCAAGTTCGTTCGACCGCTGCATCATGGCGATGAGGTCGGGGTCGACTTTCACTTTGTCGCGGCCGGCGGCCTGGTTGACTTTGGATACCTGGCTGGCGGGGTCGAAATTGTTGGTGATGTCATGGAGCCGCCTGATTTCGGCGAAGGCAGCCTTTACGGCGTTCTCGGCGCCGGGGCCGTAGGCGGTCATTTCCACGATGGTGTCCATGAGAAACTGCGTTTCCTTATAGGGCTTGGCGGCCGGCGGAGCGCCAGGACGGCAGGCGGCGACCAGCAAGGCGAGGGCGACGACGAGGCTTGCCAATAATATTATCCGCTTTTTCATCAGTGCTCCTTGCGGCTTATTCTTCCCCACGGGCGCGGGCGACGACCATCCGGGCGAGCAACAGGGTGGCGTCGAACCGCTCCAGAGGGACGGCAAAATAGGGGAAGAGCAGCGGCACTTCGGTGCAGCCGGCGAGCACGGCCGCGACTCCGTCCGCCGCATGGCGGGCCAGCATGGCGTTGATGTCTTCAAGATAAGGGTTGTTCGCCAGTTCGCCGGCCTTGACCCGGCGGACGGCTTTGTCGAGCATGG
This DNA window, taken from Sporomusaceae bacterium, encodes the following:
- a CDS encoding PDGLE domain-containing protein; amino-acid sequence: MLRRYWLILVIMALLTPLGLLAEGTAWGEWGAEDLMAMLGFVPRGIDQSSSWWQALLPDYSVKGAGEKTGYIISALVGSALVYLAAIAYMKVIARSK
- the cbiM gene encoding cobalt transporter CbiM; translated protein: MHIPEGYLSPSTCLTLAGVMLPVWYRASAAARAGLDAARVPFLAMGAVFSFLIMMFNIPIPDGTTAHAAGSVLLAIVLGPWAAVIAVSVALLIQALLFGDGGVLAFGANAFNIAFIMPFTGYYLYRLIAGNAPASSGRRLFAAGLGGYAGINLAALAAAVQFGIQPLLFTAADGTPLYCPYGLEVAIPAMLIPHLTIAGFAEAAVTALALKYVLKTSPEILVAGQAGR
- a CDS encoding FAD:protein FMN transferase is translated as MKKRIILLASLVVALALLVAACRPGAPPAAKPYKETQFLMDTIVEMTAYGPGAENAVKAAFAEIRRLHDITNNFDPASQVSKVNQAAGRDKVKVDPDLIAMMQRSNELADKLEGTFDVTVGPLTDLWGIGRKGDFVPSQEDIDKALALVNHRLVAIDIAAGTVYLPKEGMKLDLGGIAKGYAVDKAIAILKSRGIASALVNAGGDVRVIGRRPDGNPWRIGVQHPRKADAIIAKLALTEWDTMETSGDYQRYIIKDGTRYSHVLDPRTGRQPRQLASVTMALNNSADGDIFSTALLILGPERGLELLRQFPGVEAIMVAADGRVIVSPGLAGKAEIEK